The following coding sequences are from one Terrimicrobium sacchariphilum window:
- a CDS encoding beta strand repeat-containing protein, whose amino-acid sequence MKARLLFSTLAAVAASTPFTHANDFPISTSVTNAQSMTGGESAIITSTGSLIVGGSFVAVTVTGSGTSSLENSGIVRQTGTARALYINSAGISFTLRNNFGATMETVSADVVQVNKAGASIIVQNSGTLSAGGGNQALDLKTITSGTNSIYNESTGIIRADAADAVRPGVNGYIENSGTIEAIPVVEGSDASGSDGIDFQTNSGGQVINSGSVSGRHGITGGSATFSIEVTNNLGGTITGVNGSGVNIDDPGSFAKVTNYGTITGNFDNTKYSIGDGDGVDVDGTVNISNYGNIIGNGASAGNNSEGISIGGGTITNAAGASIYGQNNTGTSSAGNGILVDDSNGGAAYSATTVTNSGTIRGYSGFGIKMIGSYNDTITNNAGGTIRGAGTGAAIQTGDGSDTVTNAGAIIGDNGSAIDLEGGNDSLKIQGGSASITGNVSGGLGTNTVEIDLGSGNSFAYAGSFSNFSTVQVKSGTTTLTGANAYTGATQVTGGTLVLDGNGRLSDTSTLNLDGGRLELSDNSTQTFASISLTANSVIDLNSDTVLTLAAFGTINGASTLSVINSGGSTFRFLGDLTSDVNFQTLLGNTTVNGGAATASYDGTYTTVVPEPGTVGLIGLGIAFAIGMARRRRKSS is encoded by the coding sequence ATGAAAGCGCGCCTTCTCTTTTCGACCCTCGCGGCGGTGGCAGCATCCACGCCCTTCACTCACGCCAACGACTTCCCAATCAGCACCTCCGTCACTAATGCGCAGTCGATGACCGGCGGAGAGAGCGCGATTATTACCTCTACAGGTTCATTGATTGTTGGCGGAAGTTTTGTTGCGGTCACCGTGACAGGCAGCGGCACCTCCTCCCTCGAGAACAGCGGGATAGTCCGACAAACAGGAACAGCCAGAGCGCTCTACATCAATAGTGCTGGAATATCATTCACTCTGAGAAACAACTTTGGCGCGACGATGGAAACAGTCTCCGCCGATGTCGTACAGGTCAACAAGGCCGGAGCTAGCATAATCGTCCAGAATTCTGGAACCCTTAGCGCAGGGGGTGGAAATCAGGCCCTCGATCTCAAGACCATCACCAGCGGCACCAATTCCATCTACAACGAATCCACCGGTATCATTCGAGCGGACGCCGCTGACGCTGTGCGCCCGGGCGTGAACGGCTACATCGAGAACAGTGGAACGATCGAGGCGATACCTGTCGTGGAGGGCAGCGACGCAAGCGGGAGTGATGGCATCGATTTTCAGACAAATTCCGGAGGACAGGTCATCAACAGCGGCTCGGTTTCCGGTCGCCACGGCATCACCGGCGGTTCGGCGACGTTCAGCATCGAGGTCACAAACAACTTGGGCGGAACGATCACAGGCGTGAACGGTTCCGGCGTGAATATCGATGATCCCGGGTCATTCGCCAAGGTGACCAACTACGGCACGATCACCGGCAATTTCGACAACACCAAGTACTCCATCGGTGACGGCGACGGCGTTGACGTGGATGGCACAGTCAATATCTCCAACTACGGCAACATCATCGGCAACGGCGCATCGGCGGGCAACAACTCCGAGGGCATCTCCATCGGAGGCGGCACCATCACCAACGCCGCCGGAGCCTCGATCTACGGCCAGAACAACACGGGCACGTCGTCTGCTGGCAATGGCATCCTCGTTGACGATTCCAATGGCGGCGCAGCTTATTCTGCCACCACGGTAACGAACTCCGGCACGATCCGCGGCTACAGTGGCTTTGGCATCAAGATGATCGGGTCCTACAACGACACAATCACCAACAATGCGGGAGGCACGATCCGCGGCGCAGGCACGGGCGCAGCGATCCAGACTGGCGACGGCAGCGACACCGTGACCAACGCGGGAGCAATCATCGGCGACAACGGCTCCGCTATCGACCTGGAGGGCGGCAATGACTCGCTGAAAATCCAGGGCGGCAGCGCCAGCATCACCGGCAATGTCTCCGGCGGCTTGGGCACGAACACAGTCGAGATCGACCTCGGAAGCGGCAACTCCTTTGCCTACGCCGGATCGTTCTCGAACTTCTCGACCGTCCAGGTCAAGAGCGGCACAACCACCCTCACCGGGGCCAATGCCTACACCGGCGCGACCCAGGTCACCGGGGGCACGCTCGTCCTCGATGGCAATGGCCGACTGAGCGATACGAGCACGCTGAATCTTGATGGTGGCCGTCTGGAGCTTTCCGATAACTCCACCCAGACCTTTGCCAGCATCTCGCTCACAGCCAATTCGGTGATCGATCTGAATAGCGACACCGTCCTTACCCTGGCTGCTTTCGGCACGATCAACGGAGCATCGACGCTTTCCGTGATCAACAGCGGCGGATCAACCTTTCGGTTCCTCGGAGATCTGACTTCCGACGTAAACTTCCAGACACTGCTCGGCAATACGACAGTCAATGGTGGAGCCGCCACAGCTAGTTACGACGGCACCTACACCACGGTCGTTCCAGAACCCGGCACGGTCGGCCTCATCGGCCTCGGCATCGCCTTTGCCATCGGCATGGCCCGCCGCCGCCGCAAGTCTTCCTAA
- the fabF gene encoding beta-ketoacyl-ACP synthase II yields MSRRRVAITGLGILAPNGLNTEEYWASLIAGRSGVRTIESFDTSDYPCRIGGEIRGFDPEPYFKDSKLLRRTDRFVHFAMAASIMAMKDSGLELDKEDLNRIGVIIGTGVGGLDTLEKAARKLIAQGPSRVSPFVIPGMMANAAGALVSIEFGLRGPNYCPVSACATSAHAIGEASRMIRDGITDVCVAGGSEATVTPLAMAGFSAMRAVSLRNDNPEQASRPFDRDRDGFVMGEGSGILVLEELEHAKKRGARIYAELGGYGQSADAWHLTQPHPEGQEVANAMRFAMQDAGVETVDYINAHATSTPIGDICETNGIKRALGDNARKVAVSSTKSMTGHLLGAAGAIELAACVLAVNRGVVPPTINLDNPDPECDLDYVPHTAREMKVRAALNNSFGFGGHNASIVVKEFVD; encoded by the coding sequence ATGAGCAGGCGACGCGTTGCAATTACCGGTCTCGGCATTCTCGCTCCCAATGGACTGAATACGGAGGAATACTGGGCGAGCCTGATCGCCGGACGCAGCGGCGTGCGGACCATCGAGAGTTTTGACACCTCGGATTATCCGTGCCGTATCGGCGGCGAGATTCGCGGGTTCGACCCGGAGCCCTATTTCAAGGATTCCAAACTGCTCCGGCGCACGGATCGATTTGTTCATTTCGCGATGGCCGCCTCGATCATGGCGATGAAGGATTCCGGTCTCGAACTCGACAAGGAGGATCTGAACCGCATCGGCGTCATCATCGGAACGGGCGTCGGAGGGTTGGATACCCTGGAGAAGGCTGCGCGGAAACTAATCGCGCAGGGCCCGTCGCGCGTGTCGCCCTTTGTCATACCCGGTATGATGGCCAATGCCGCCGGAGCGCTGGTATCGATCGAGTTTGGTCTTCGCGGGCCGAACTACTGCCCGGTCAGCGCCTGCGCCACGTCGGCGCATGCCATTGGGGAAGCCAGCCGCATGATCCGTGATGGCATCACCGACGTCTGTGTGGCTGGAGGCAGCGAGGCTACTGTGACTCCGCTGGCCATGGCGGGATTCTCCGCCATGCGGGCGGTGAGTTTGCGTAACGACAATCCAGAGCAGGCATCGCGTCCTTTTGATCGCGACCGCGATGGTTTTGTCATGGGCGAGGGCTCAGGCATCCTGGTGCTCGAGGAACTCGAACATGCCAAGAAGCGCGGAGCGCGCATCTATGCGGAATTGGGCGGCTATGGACAATCCGCTGATGCCTGGCATCTCACCCAGCCGCACCCGGAAGGGCAGGAGGTGGCAAATGCCATGCGCTTCGCCATGCAGGACGCCGGAGTCGAGACGGTGGATTACATCAATGCCCACGCGACCTCGACACCGATCGGCGATATTTGCGAAACGAACGGCATCAAGCGCGCTTTGGGCGACAATGCCCGCAAGGTCGCGGTCAGCTCCACCAAGTCGATGACAGGTCACCTGCTTGGTGCTGCCGGTGCCATTGAGCTTGCTGCGTGTGTGCTGGCGGTGAATCGCGGGGTGGTTCCGCCAACGATCAATCTCGATAATCCAGACCCCGAGTGTGACTTGGATTACGTGCCGCACACCGCGCGGGAAATGAAGGTGCGGGCGGCTTTGAACAACTCCTTCGGCTTTGGCGGGCACAACGCTTCCATCGTCGTAAAGGAGTTTGTCGACTAA